Part of the Stigmatopora argus isolate UIUO_Sarg chromosome 3, RoL_Sarg_1.0, whole genome shotgun sequence genome, AGTCAAATTGTTTGTCCTCATCCCTTTTCCGTACTAAAACATCAACTACGTTGGTCTCTCATTTTGACTCCTCCATCCAttggtatatttttttttgttccttgcCAAGACAGATTTACCTTTAGTCcggattaggtttttttttccttttgaagtaaacatttgaaaattccaaatcaaaataaaataacacctGTTCATGCAAACCTGCAAAATACAACAAGCAAGTTTACGGGACTTAAACATTTTTCCCATTTCCgtaaacacaaaacaacaatgCACTGGGCTATTTGTCCTTCCTGGCTTTATCTATCCTTGAGCCAGAAAAAGGGCCACGTTTAATAGAAACAAAACctcctttttatatttaaaatctgGACTCATTAAGAGTATTTCACGGCTGATAAAAATATTGTTGTATTACgttgtagaatttttttttcttcttttaaatatgaccattattattttttgttttaaaaaaagcagtttTATATAGAATGTACCAGGGGTTGGCATCCCACGCCTCTGAAACAACACGTAGCTCTTTCATCCCTCTGCTTTGGCTTCCTGTGGCTGTTGAGATGTTGAATGATGTTACTTATTACAGGAAGAGATGTAAGGCGGCCCTGGACTGTAATGAGGATGAGCCTGATACAAGCTTTGAAATTTTATGGTAACATCATAGCTTCATGGCATTGTAATCGGTCAGGGTGGGTTTattggattgaataactttattcatcccgtatttgggaaatttataTTTTAGTCGTCATCGCTACCTCGTTACTGtctgttttttcatttattttttttattttttacattgttcATAATTTCTTGCAACTAATTAAACTTGAATGTACAGTTTTAACCTTGAGCACAATAGAGATTTGGTAGGAATGATGAAAGCAATGTACTCGCTCAAACACCCTTTAACTGCGTTTCAACGAAAAACTGTGGCTGTCACAGCGGTGCCCTGAGCAGCAACAAGAGGGGAGCGGATAATGCTATTGGTAACACCACTGAGCGTTTGTGcagttatttttagtttttttatagtcATGCAATATGTAAATCAATTAGTGCACTCATGTTACAGCCTTTTGATAAGGGCATATGCTTGGTGCGGTTTAGCAATactgttttatatttttctgtAGAACTAAAGTATTttcttcattattatttttagtctCCAGGATCTTACTTTAATGATGGACCATGGCTTTAATTATTTATACTTTACTAGATGAGCAACCTTAAAGAAAGTTGGCCTAAAGTTTGTATTcaggttccattttttttaagaattaaaTGAGTCCTTAATTTATTTGTGGGCCATCTTACTCCAGTATGAAAGAAAAGTTCCTTGTCAAAAAGACCTAAGATTAGTCAGGCCAAAATGTTGTAGTAGCTCAGCTAACTGACTTGCCTGTATGTCATCCCTATTGGAGGGGGCAAATTCATATGAAAGGCATTATAATGACATTGACATTTTGGTTATTTGCTCATTTTGCAATCTAATTTTGTATGTTAACAACTTCAAATTGACTCTGCAGAAAAAGAACTTATTACACAATTGTTAATTTgagttactgttttttttttttatcgagcATTGTTTTGCAAATTTAAGGCAGGTGTTTGCAAATGCAAGGATAATCAGTTTGCTTTCATGGAGGTCGACAAAAGTCAGGGGAGTTACTGTTGAGAGGCTTTTAAATTCCTGCAAATTTAAGTAAAATGTGGTCTTGAATGAGCTCATCTAAAAATAGTTGTGGATTAATTTGGTAATCGATTAGGTGATTAACTGATTAATTGTTGCCCCTCTAGaataatcaatacatttatGATAATGCTTGGTGGGTTGGATCAAAAAAAGAGTTGTGCATCattatgtgtctgtgtgtgcgcgCCTGTGTGCGTGTTGTGTACGGGTTCGTAATTGACCTGTGTTGTTCCTGTAGAGGCGTGGAAGCCCTCGGCCATCTTCCCCTTTGTTGTGGAGCCTCTTAAGCTAGTTTGGGCTAAGTGTAGTGGATATCCCTCCTATCCTGCCCTGGTGAGTGACTTGCTAAGCCACCTGCCCGCTCGCCCTGTCTCATTACCCATCAGATCCCCCTTGCCATAACCATACCACCCACCGTGCCATCGTGAGTGCTTGTGATTGGTCACCCTCGGCCGGGCGGGAGTTGTGGTGGTGACTCTTGGCTCACTCGGCGTTCTTTGCGTGCATGTGACTCCGGACTTGGACTTTCGACTTTCTGCCTCACATGTTTCGGTGTGTTAATGTTTTGGGGCGTTGTTTTCCTTTTGTGCAGATCATGGACCCTCGAGCAccgaggaggaggcggcggtaCCACGGGGCGGTGGAGCTTCCCCTCCCACCGCGGGACGTGCTGCGAACCGGCGAGCGGATGCAGTTCAGGTCCGCCGAGAAACTCTTCCTCGTCCACTTCTTCGACAGCAAGCGCAGCTGGTGAGACACAAAATGTTCGAGCTACAGGGTCCAGTTTATTGGTACTTTGTTTTTGCTCTGTGTTGCAAATAAGCTAATGAGGGCCATGACGCTTGCTAGAAAAATGGGCTGAAACCTTGAGGGGAGGTTCGACaggaacaaaaaatatttgggcaCTTTAAAATTGATACATTTTCTAGCATGATCATTTCaaaagtatcattttttttcctcaaggtGGAATGAATACTCATTGTGCCGGTAAATTTGTGTGTCGGCAAATAACGATAAAACTAAGCGATATACATTGTCTATATCTAACACAAATGCAGACAGTTTGGAGATTTAGAGAGCTGGCCAATTTTAGATTGACATCATCAGCCACAAAATATTTAGCCAAATATTGTGTAGATGCAAATTAACTATAGTCTTGTGAATAGCCAATAGTGTCCAAAAAGAGTCCAATATTAGTTAATTGTAACAAGCAcaacaaaaatttaaatgttatgtttactaaagtacaaaatattgaaatgattaTTAATATAGTATtcttatacaaaaatattttaagttttttttctcaaagaaCTACAAACATCTGAATTTAAAGTTAAATGATAACAATGTAGACCATTGTAGACCCATTCTGTAAAAATATGTCAtgtccaaaaaatgaaaaatttctATACAGTGCGCCTAAGATGAGCTTAATTGACTGACATATTGAAAGCTTGGTGCACAAACGCAGTGTAATGTTATTTATTCACATGTATGTTTTTATACGCATTTGATTCTGACCCCTGTCCTCATTCAGGCAATGGCTTCCTAGATCCAAGATGTCTCCGTTCGGCTTGGACCGCAGTCTGGACCGTATCAAGCTGCTGGAGTCTGGCCGCCCTCACCTGCAAAAGTCGGTGCGGCGAGCCTTCGAACGGGCCATGGAGCACCTCAAAGACGGCGCCGCGAGCGGCCAGCGGGAGGGCGACGGCAACTGAACACTGACCAAGGCCGCCTGGCGTCACCGCCCGCCCGGTTTTCGTTTGTTCTAGCCGCCAGGAAAACCGCGCCTGCCTCCTTTACGCACAAACGTCTGATATACTGTAGCTTGCGGCGGCCATGTTGTTTTGTCCCAAAAGCTATGCAACGCCGTAACACTTTTTTCTGACGGGAGAAAGACAACGAACGATTGTGCCCATAAGACCGCCTCACATGTGCTGCAACTAGTTTACTGCCACGaccgtgtgcttgtgtgtgtgtgcgtgcatgtatgCACGCATCCGTGTGTGAAAGGGTCTTCATACATACAATCCATGTGCGTATCAATTGGTGTAAATACAGTCGTGCCCGACACTAATttatttggtttttcttctcgtCCTAATCCGGCACTGAGGCGACGACGGCCGCCGCCATCTTGTGGTGCTatctcattcatactgtaccttttttttaaaaaactttttaagtTATTGACTTCTCAAGCTATGACATCTTtggcattatttttgttttgttttttgaaatatGCTTTGACAGGACTACTTGTTTGTACATATTTATATCAGATTTATAGGAACACGTTTGTTTTATAAATTAACGCCTCCTCTCATCCCTCACACTCTGCAGCCTCCTTACAATTTCTTCTCCATTCTTTTTGTACTTCTGTTtctctgtcattttttgggccttggtgtgtgagtgtgtgtgtgtgtgtgtcttagaACTATAGGAAGCAGCAAAATGTGGCTGTGCTTATTTATTGTAAAGAAGATCATATATAAATGGAAATGTATAAGAATGACTTTATAGACGATAGTAAGAAACATTTCAAACTAGGCGCTCGGTAGCTTGCTGGCTTTTGTTTTGACAGGGTAGAGCGCTGGGCGGGTCAATTGACTGTTTTTCTCCACCCCTGAGTGCGTGTGTAAATAGTTTTGGTACTTTAGCTTTGGGAATTAAACACAACAAAGTCATTATAACCAACGGGAGTGGAAACCAGCCATCgtgctgactttttttttatactaaacACTGAAAAATTAAAGCCTGTATTGAATCActaattgtgtctcatattgGATTGTTTCATATATTTTAATAGCTGTTTTCACCAACCACATAAATGAACCCTTTCAGTGAGCATTCAAAAGTTTTTAGTTTTGCTCATTCACTGCAACCCCATGTCAGattatgtgctgtggtagttagtaaaagagggaAACTGATGTATGTGTATTGAAAATGCCTATTAGATGGCAATTGCTTTCACTTCCAGCCCTtcctagttaaaatggattggacatctattattgTCAATTGCAGCCAAAGACTTAAAGCAGGTGACATTAAAAAATGGTGGGCACAAGTTGAGATGCCTCctctataaagaaaaaaatatattaatgggaaaaaaatcgtacatgaaagggttaaaaatgtgatttatattaAAATAGCCTTTTTAAAGTTTAGTATTTACATGTAACGGCAAGTTTTAAACCTCAAAATTTTGTGCCAGTAAGTGCTAATGAAACCACCTGCTGGCCAGGTCTACAATCACAACCATTGAACATATGAGGCTTTGAAATGTGTTAATTTCATTTAACGCTAATCCTTGCTCGAAAGAATGACAAaatgtttgggggggggggcagatTGATGTCTATTTTTGACTACCAGGGGGCGATAGTGATCTATCTGACTATTTAGAATTGAAAATTTCCACTCCAAAACGTCCATTTATCACTTTAGTGGTTAGCCGTGTTAACGATTGTCACAAGTTTCCGACTGGTaagtatatttattcatttattttctgaactacttaacctcacaagagtctcggggggtgctggagcctttcatcttcaaaacaattaaaaaaacaaaaacaatccagTAATTGATTTTAATTCAAGCTTCTCACAGCACTAATTTAAATACAAACAGTCTTTTGTTGGCCATTTGTGCAACCAATACTTTCAACAACccgaaaatacaaaaaaaatggtatattGTAAAATTATGATAAAACactgaagagggaaaaaaagtaagttACACTTTTAGGAGGGCAATATTTCATTTGATGATAAACCAAGAACcaacatatgttaaagtaacaaaagtaaaatggagaaaaactggctaaattagttttatttattcagataactttagccttttaaaaaaacagccttTTAGTGTTCAGAGAGAGAAACATAAATTGCACTTGAGTGTTGGTCGCAGGCCACGcagtttatagtccagaaaatacggtaaaatgtTGTTTCCAATGATTGTCACTGAAGATTATTTTGGTACATATTTCTCATAAAAAATTTTAGACTAAAAAATTGGAGTCTCCTTTTCTATGTGGCTATTTCCTGTGTTTGCTGCATTGAAACTCTTGGAAGAAAACTCCGCTTGAACACAGACCCAAGACCAGCACACCTTTAAAAATGCAACTCCTGGCTGCCACCAAACTGATCCGAGAGCACAGAAATGTAATCAGATTAGTGTAGAGGCAGGATTACCCTCAGAAGCAGATGGACCGATGAGGTGGTCTCCAGGTTTCATCTGAGCCAATGAGAGCAAGATGAAGATGGATTAAAAACGCACATGGTCCAAACGTAATATGCTAACGCCGTCAGAATAAAACAGAGAAGGAAAATCTTGGAATTGTTCACAAAGTAGGGTGAGTTTCCCAAATATCCACTTTGCTTTTTGTGGAGACTAAGAACAGTGTCTTACATTTAATTGAATTCCATGACAGAAACACTGCGTCTATCAGCATTCAGTTATTGATTGTATTTATTCTACTTGACTTTACGgtgtatttttgtcttttaatacCCCATTAAGCTCCTTTAAACTGGCTGATTGGGTATCACTGATGTGATGTCGCCTATGGTGGATGAAACTGCGGGGGATCTCCCAGTTCGAGATGTGGGTCTCATGAGATGTGGACTTATGCCCACCCTTCCAGGTTTGTTTTGAGGTTCACCGAGGTTAAAAATGCCATTACTGCAGATATTAACACGTCTTAGTCTTGTTTGAGCAGCTGCCCTAAGTGAAGTGAGGCCATGGAAGAAGCATCACATTATGATTACAAAAGGTGAGACCacttcttcttgttttttaaaaaaagattttaacgCACATTTTCTCAGATCCCCAGAGGCTATTTCGCCTCCCCAGGGAGCACCTGGAAGATCTTTGCCTCCACGTGCAAGAAGAGAATGTCGTTCTGAGAAAGCACTCGCGAGCACAGGAACAGAAAATGCGCAGGTGATCCATGTAATCAAAAAGCACCAGATAATGAGTCTTCAATTTAATTGTCCAATCTAATTGttttttatacgtttttctTAATTCTTTGCCTTATTTGGCAGGAAAAGTAGCTGATGAATCATCttcacagtttttttaattaaccttTCATGTaggaattatgattttttttacctcctctgtcatttaacttattggctgccatgggcaatgctagatgtccaatccgtttagaGTGACAGGGGCGAatggagtttttttgttttgtttttttgtataggCCAcctatgtcaaagtggcggccctggggccaaatctggcccgccgcatcattttgtgtggcccgggaaagtaaatcatgagtgccgactttatgttttaggatcaaattaaaatgaagagtatagatgtatattacatttcctgattccccccccccttttaaatcaataattgtaattttgtaatcatttttttctgtgtttttagttcaaaaatcattttgtgaaatctaaaaatatatttaaaaaaagctacaataaacattgttttaggtctataaaaactgaatattcagggcttttagtccatttatttaaaaaaatctaaatattatatctaaaatggtccggccctcgtgaaatcaagttgacgttaaaccggcccgcgaaccaaccttgtctgacacccttggtgtcgGCAGTCATTCGTTCATTGGCTCCTTGTAGTTAAAATGGAGTGGAAGTCTGGCGCTGTCCATGGTTCTGAAATATGAGCGTTTACTGTCAGTCTTCCAAATTTAAATAACTTGGACTTGCAATGAGTACAATACAATGGAAGAAAAAGGTGTTAGGGTCTATATttgagtttttattcattttgaattccttaatttagattttattaaCATTGCAATAATGTTTACATGAATTTAAAGTTATATACGAATAACATGAAGAAATTCGAATAATCAGGGCAGCACGGTAGAATAGCGGTGAACACATCCATCTCACAGTTTTTAGATCAAGGGtccaatccctggtgggttctggCCATCCTGTTTGGAGGTTTTCATGGTCAACCCGTGCctgttttcctcccatatcccagaAACATTTGTGataggctggtttaacactctaaattgttcctagttCTCAGCGTGGCGGGTTTTTTCTGTCTcattgtcccctgcgattggctagcaaacaattcagggtgtacctcaCCTAGTGCCCTtgttagctgggaaaggctccaccacccctgagaccctcgtgaggataggCGGCTCcgaaaacgaatgaataaaatataactAAATACATATCATTGCTAATAGTTATTTTTCAATGACCACATGTAGTCACTTTGCCTTTAAAGGGTTAAAGTTCCTCAGtaacaacttttgaatagctgtttaTTGCGGTGACAACTGTTCCTGAAAGAGATAATGTGTTGAAACTTCCAAAGAATATATTGTTTCCATtgatatatggaaaaaaaacatgcctgcATTTCTTCGTAAAGGATGTCCACCAGACTTATACGCCTGCGTCAGACTTACCCCAGTTCCAGCAGTGCCAAGGAAAAGGACATGGAGGACACACTGCAGGAGCTAGAAACCCGTGTGGCCACGCTGGAGAGCCAGAAAGCAGCTTTACACAACAAACTCAGCTTGGCCAAGCAACAAATTTTGGACCTGGGGGCTCGCACTCCTTATAAGTTCAGCAAAGGTACACTGTTCATTATTCTTGATTGACCCAATGGGTCACATGGTTTAATACAATGTAAACCTGTCAGGACAATCTCACTTTTTGACCCTACTGCCTTTTTTCTCCTCCCATAAAGGTAAAAGTACAGAAGTAGACGGGGGAGGCCGAAGGGCGACCCACACAGCCCCACCCCGCTACTGTCCCACAATGGAGGACACCAAAGGAGTCACGGACAAATTGTGAGTGGGAAGGATCATAAGACCCATTCATTTCCACTCCTCTTTGGCTCATCTCGCCTTCCCCTGGCAGCGCGGGCGAGCAGATGAGGGTGATGGAGCTCGAGCTGACCACTCAGACCCTCCGGGACACACTCCgagataaagagagagagatggagggaACTGTTAGAGAGATGAAAAGGCAACAGGCGGAAAGGCACAGGTGATGACTGCTGTATTATGCTGATACTAAGAATTTGCACAGGTCAGGTCTTCACATTTAGGATGGCGAAAAATGGCATTTATTTATCTCACTAGGACACACATCAGAGAGAACGTGGATGCCATCTGTCTCCAAAAGCAGCTTTCGGAGAAAAGCGCCAGTCTGAGGGTCACGCAGGAGAAGTTTGCTGATCTACAACAGGTGGGATGAAATAGCCGAGGAGGTTTAGGAACATGTAATAATACATCATTTGCACTTTTGCTCTTCAGGCCTATGAGAACCAGCTAGAGGAGGTAAATGCACACACTTGATGAATGCATCACCCCGACTGCTCGCATTTGTTATTTACGCATttgctgtctttttttggggggtgttccAGAGTCAGAGGCCCCTGAGGGAAAGTCAGACTCTTCTTCTGGAGAAAGTGGAAGAACTGAGTGAGCAGCTGAAGCAGGAAAGGGACAGAGCACTCAAATTGGAGACTCAGAATACGACCGCCAACCTGCCATTACAAAACCTGGACGAGGTCTGGAGTTACCCAGTAATTCACCGGAAAAGATATTCAATAAcgaggctttttcccttaaagtTACAAGAGCGCATAACAGAcctagagggagagagggatcGGATAAAAGAAAACTATGACACCCTGCTTGAGAGGtaaaactttaaaatatattcaacACACTTGATAACGCTTCATCTGCATTAATAGTGTATTTCTTCCTCTGTCCTAGTACTTTGTCGAATTACCACCACCGTGACAGCCACATCGAAGAACACGGGGACGTGGAAGAGGATCCGGAAAAGGACGTCTGCGAGGAGGAGAGCCACGATCTGGCCAGAACGCTGCAAACTGAGAGAGAGGAGAAAAGCAGAATGCAAGCAGAGATGGAGATGCTCATAAAAGAGAAGAAGATGCTGGAGGATCATTACAATGGTAAAGTGAGCTGTTACAGATTTCCTCCTTATTAATAAACCCaatgcggcccggtggagcgagtgattagcacgttggcctcacaggtctggggtcctgggttcaaatccaggtcacgtcccacctatgtggagtttgaatgtccCCCGcgtctggcccggagtcagctgggataggctacagcaacccccccccccaccccccacgaccctagtgaggataaagcggttcagaaaataaataaacccaaTGTTCTAATTATTTCGAGTGGAGGTGATTTGTgtttggccattaaaaaaaatcaaattaacccCATTAAGACCCGGCGTCCACGTACGTTAACTTTATATGCCACACATTGTGTCttacatgactcaaaatgtgagGACAATGTATGTGAATGCCAGGTCTATATTatgaagtttttttaattaacagtatttttgttgttgttattgtttgtgTACATAAATACAAATGCATGCGATTGGTTTCAGAATATGTTCAGCATCCGtgctaaatgaatgaataaatgtgaataaaaagaaaattaatcaaattaaaataatcaaatcccgatataaaatcatcaaaataattATTGACTCCGATACACTCTaaaactgattgattgatttaatttcatagtatttaactaaATGGCTGCcgttaaaatgagaaaatcgaAGGACTGGCAGTGAACTCCCATCTTTCAATGCCACcgacggtgctagatgtccaaaatggattggacgtcttcagctgtcaatggcagataatGAGCTAAATAATTGCCCTATAAGGGTTTCAGCTATTATTCCTTTGTTAAGTCAAACTACACCGCCTGGAAGAGGAGGTTCTCCAGTACCAAGGACAGATATCAGGCCTGCAGACCAGACTGGATTCTGTCACTAAGGTTAATACACAACACAACACTGACACATTGCATTGCCTCTTTGAAAACAATCCATTGGCTCTTTCTCCCGCTGTCAAGGAGTTCGACCTGACCGATGAGGAACTCAGTGAAACACTCATACAAATTAAGGTGCGTAAGAAAGTCTCTCTTCCTTGAACGTAGGATCTCTACCGATACTTTTCCATTTTCAGGCGTTCCGAATGCAGCAGGAGAACAGGGAGGGTTTACTTTTCATTGGGCCTGACAGCGGGAATGGGGACCCCCCGCTGACAAACATCCAGGCATCGCATGCTGAGAACTTGTTGGAGTTGCAGAAGACCAGGAGACTTCTTTTGTTGGAGCACCACATCAGTAAAGACCTTCAGGTGCCTTCACGACCTCTATCTCACAAAGTCACCATCGTTGCTCCCTTTAAACCAAATGTATTTCTACTCAAAGGGGGAGTTGGACACTCTCAAAAAAAGACTGGAACTAGAACGGAAGGAGGTGAAGATGTCAATGGAAGAGAAAGACAGAATTATATCCAAAAGAGCGCTCCAGATCAACACTTTACAAGGTAGGAGTTGCTTAAGCTTTACATTCATGGAAaggaaaattcattttaacgCTCCTATTTTGTGCCATAAAGCCCAATTGAAGACGTTTGCTTATCGAACCAAGAACCACAAAGGGACCATGCCAGTACAGTACACGTGGCCAGCAGGAGACCAGGAAGTAGTCCAGGCCTTTGAAGACGACATTTCGTGCGCTCCACTGAGGCTTGGTGAATCCCTCTTGGAACTTCatattaaagtaaaataatCCATGGATTAATGTCTTGGTGGGAGCCGCGAGTTATGGATCTTGAGTTCAGAATTTGCTCTCTTTTCACTTTAGGCTGCCACCTTTACCCCAGGTGGCCTTCAGATTATGGGCAATTTTCAAGGAGCCAAGAAGGAGGACATGGTGACCTTCTGTACTTACAGCCTTTTAGACTTTGAAGTTCATTCCACGCCTCTGGTTGCGGGAAGCCAACCCAAGTATGACTTCAACTCCCGCTACGCTTTGTCAGTCCACGATCTAGCCAGGCTTCGGGTCCAAGGCTCAAGGATCAGAGTAGAGCTCCACCAGGCGTTGGGAGGTGTCCGCTTTGTGACCCACGGAAGTGGCCACTTGTCCCTCGTAGGTGCCATGGACAGGATAGGAGAACGCACAAATGACTCTGTCAACATCACAGGTGCAGAAGTGGTATTATCGGGGGACACAGAGCTAAAAAAAGCGACCGAAGACGTCCTGTGAATACCCAAAAGTTTACATTCGTACTCTTCTGTCTCTTTTCAAGGCTCTGAAGGGCAAATCGTTGGCATTGTGGATTTCTGGGTGCGCTTGTTCCCACCTGCCGAGCCCAGAGAGCACATGGTGGCGAGAGATAGCGGAGGAATTACAGCAACAAAGATGATGCCAGCTCACTTCTCTCTGGGCTGGCACGAAGGGAACCACACGGTAAATATGATCTTTTCACTTTGACAATAAGACACCCGTCTCTAATTTGTCAATTTTTACCCGCAGCGAGAATTGTTCGACTATGGCAGCGGAGTCCCCAATGAGGTGCTTCTGTTACTGGAGCACTGCGAAGGCCTCAGCGGGCGATGGCCGGGGTTACTTCCAGATGCATACCTGACCTACAGGCTCTACGATCTGCAGCCGCACGTGTCCAAAACTGTCCGGGGAATGGACCCGGTATTCCATGACACCGCCAATTATCCACTGGCAGTCACTTCAGATGTGTTGCGTTATCTGCGGTATGCAGGGAAAACGACATTTCTGAGAAAAGGTGGCTTTTTGCGATGGCTAAAAACGTACATTCACTTGTTCAGGTCAAGCAGTCTTTGGGTGTACGTGTACGACGATAGCGACGATCAGATCCCACCGGCCTACCTGGCTAAAACACCCATCCCGTTGAGAGCACTGGCG contains:
- the rpgrip1 gene encoding protein fantom isoform X1 — translated: MSPMVDETAGDLPVRDVGLMRCGLMPTLPAALSEVRPWKKHHIMITKDPQRLFRLPREHLEDLCLHVQEENVVLRKHSRAQEQKMRRMSTRLIRLRQTYPSSSSAKEKDMEDTLQELETRVATLESQKAALHNKLSLAKQQILDLGARTPYKFSKGKSTEVDGGGRRATHTAPPRYCPTMEDTKGVTDKFAGEQMRVMELELTTQTLRDTLRDKEREMEGTVREMKRQQAERHRTHIRENVDAICLQKQLSEKSASLRVTQEKFADLQQAYENQLEESQRPLRESQTLLLEKVEELSEQLKQERDRALKLETQNTTANLPLQNLDELQERITDLEGERDRIKENYDTLLESTLSNYHHRDSHIEEHGDVEEDPEKDVCEEESHDLARTLQTEREEKSRMQAEMEMLIKEKKMLEDHYNVKLHRLEEEVLQYQGQISGLQTRLDSVTKEFDLTDEELSETLIQIKAFRMQQENREGLLFIGPDSGNGDPPLTNIQASHAENLLELQKTRRLLLLEHHISKDLQGELDTLKKRLELERKEVKMSMEEKDRIISKRALQINTLQAQLKTFAYRTKNHKGTMPVQYTWPAGDQEVVQAFEDDISCAPLRLGESLLELHIKAATFTPGGLQIMGNFQGAKKEDMVTFCTYSLLDFEVHSTPLVAGSQPKYDFNSRYALSVHDLARLRVQGSRIRVELHQALGGVRFVTHGSGHLSLVGAMDRIGERTNDSVNITGSEGQIVGIVDFWVRLFPPAEPREHMVARDSGGITATKMMPAHFSLGWHEGNHTRELFDYGSGVPNEVLLLLEHCEGLSGRWPGLLPDAYLTYRLYDLQPHVSKTVRGMDPVFHDTANYPLAVTSDVLRYLRSSSLWVYVYDDSDDQIPPAYLAKTPIPLRALATGKDITGDYVLRDPAGGPRGTIRVLIKWKYPFQPLADAMGDRERRRDEAKVSQRPIAKPRVKPQQLVPGEPKQRQKKAKTCPTSLHTKTATNKSSDERSAGLYGKRPPIRSTESPTKSSETSCRESSLRKSFATEAGILSIPSEDVVSVDEVEEMEQERKENGRKSGSESSDTSTSDFLIFPSKQRTRMGNKLRVEILSLTFEPSSCVAMDDSVQRVYVEYRLLGVPMETTETPMSLRKPTKGEEIHYNFTRVIYVDGSLSAPLRQYLYAMLESSDPNKRWLKFTIVSEPMDDSEECADVGYASLDLQELLLTGNDVFERQIDIVRVDEDQEVIGFLKVSLEAAKTLSGIYREFHQTDDTEDDNDDKKEEEHEEGKEEEGEEEEQT
- the rpgrip1 gene encoding protein fantom isoform X2, with amino-acid sequence MSPMVDETAGDLPVRDVGLMRCGLMPTLPAALSEVRPWKKHHIMITKDPQRLFRLPREHLEDLCLHVQEENVVLRKHSRAQEQKMRRMSTRLIRLRQTYPSSSSAKEKDMEDTLQELETRVATLESQKAALHNKLSLAKQQILDLGARTPYKFSKGKSTEVDGGGRRATHTAPPRYCPTMEDTKGVTDKFAGEQMRVMELELTTQTLRDTLRDKEREMEGTVREMKRQQAERHRTHIRENVDAICLQKQLSEKSASLRVTQEKFADLQQAYENQLEESQRPLRESQTLLLEKVEELSEQLKQERDRALKLETQNTTANLPLQNLDELQERITDLEGERDRIKENYDTLLESTLSNYHHRDSHIEEHGDVEEDPEKDVCEEESHDLARTLQTEREEKSRMQAEMEMLIKEKKMLEDHYNVKLHRLEEEVLQYQGQISGLQTRLDSVTKEFDLTDEELSETLIQIKAFRMQQENREGLLFIGPDSGNGDPPLTNIQASHAENLLELQKTRRLLLLEHHISKDLQGELDTLKKRLELERKEVKMSMEEKDRIISKRALQINTLQAQLKTFAYRTKNHKGTMPVQYTWPAGDQEVVQAFEDDISCAPLRLGESLLELHIKAATFTPGGLQIMGNFQGAKKEDMVTFCTYSLLDFEVHSTPLVAGSQPKYDFNSRYALSVHDLARLRVQGSRIRVELHQALGGVRFVTHGSGHLSLVGAMDRIGERTNDSVNITGSEGQIVGIVDFWVRLFPPAEPREHMVARDSGGITATKMMPAHFSLGWHEGNHTRELFDYGSGVPNEVLLLLEHCEGLSGRWPGLLPDAYLTYRLYDLQPHVSKTVRGMDPVFHDTANYPLAVTSDVLRYLRSSSLWVYVYDDSDDQIPPAYLAKTPIPLRALATGKDITGDYVLRDPAGGPRGTIRVLIKWKYPFQPLADAMGDRERRRDEAKVSQRPIAKPRVKPQQLVPGEPKQRQKKAKTCPTSLHTKTATNKSSDERSAGLYGKRPPIRSTESPTKSSETSCRESSLRKSFATESIPSEDVVSVDEVEEMEQERKENGRKSGSESSDTSTSDFLIFPSKQRTRMGNKLRVEILSLTFEPSSCVAMDDSVQRVYVEYRLLGVPMETTETPMSLRKPTKGEEIHYNFTRVIYVDGSLSAPLRQYLYAMLESSDPNKRWLKFTIVSEPMDDSEECADVGYASLDLQELLLTGNDVFERQIDIVRVDEDQEVIGFLKVSLEAAKTLSGIYREFHQTDDTEDDNDDKKEEEHEEGKEEEGEEEEQT